Within the Nicotiana tabacum cultivar K326 chromosome 11, ASM71507v2, whole genome shotgun sequence genome, the region AATATGTTGTGGCACTTCCCATTTGCCTTCATCAGGAAGGGGATTTACTGGCATTTCATAGGTAAGCAGAAGGCTCTTCCTTGTGTAATACGGAGAGCAATAGTTTTCGTATGTTTCATTCCTATGCCTTAATGCTGCCAAAGCATGCGCACATGGAAGTTCATCAAGTTGGAATTGTCCACAGCTACATTTCTTGTTTTCTAGACACACAATGTACCGCTTCACACCATCTAACACAGTATGTATATGATCtgttgaagccctcacctacaattgaagaccaaacagaaataataatacatcaATCATTAAAATGGATTATCAACAATTTACCTACAAATCAGCAACAAATATATTACAGCTCATCTACAAACTATTATTACCGACAATTTGACTACAGTTTAACTACAATCTAGAAAAACTGCAGCTAGTACTTTTTGATTCTACTGCACCAAAAAAAATATCTTACCCTTAGTTTCTGAGATAATGTACTGTTGTCTTCCAATTCTTTGTTGTATTTGTGACCAAGGTATGTGAAAGTACCCTTTGCCTTCGATAACTTTTCTTTTGTCCAACGTTCAAGAAGAGTCCTCTTATACTCAAATAGATCAAATATTGGAAGCTCTCTTGCATCTTTTGTTACAGCATTCAACGACTCGGCAATGTTTGACGTCATAGTAAAAGTTCTATTTACCGTTGCATGTACTCTTGACCATCTATGATAGCCAATATCATATAGGTAAGACTTTACACGCAGGTCTACCTCTTCAATCTTCAAcatcctttcattaaattcatccaTAGTGTATGACCGTGCTGTAGCAAAGTACAATTCATGTAATTGTAGATGTCCCTTCTTGAATTTTGACCTTATATTTGTCCATATATGCCACATGGAAGAGTAGTGTGCCAATCCCGGATAGACAACTGATGTTGCCTTCAGTATACTCTCATGCCTATCTGAAACAACACACATTGAAGGTCTTTCACCATATGCCtccttgaattgctcaaagaaccacTTCCAAGACGCGTCGTTTTCAGAATCAACCACAGCATATGCCAAGGGAAAAATAGTACCTACATTTTTAAGACATAAAATATGATTAAATAACAACTACAATATATATTGAGAAATATAGACATGTTAACTACATTCTTTTATAtaactacaaaataactacaacatAACTACAATTTAACTGCATTTTAAAGACTGTCTACAAAATAAGTACAAAATTATTCCATTATTTACCTGCTGCATCCATGGTGCTTGCTGTCAGCATAATCCCCCTGTAGGCTGACTTTAAGAATGTCTCATCAACCACTACTATCGGCCTACAATGTTGCCAACCATTTATTGATGTACAAAGAGCAACAAATGCGTATAAGAAGCAATCATCTGCTGCCTTCTTCAATTTAACAACAGAaccaggataattcttctcaagaatataaaaaaatttgGGTAATTTGTTGTAGGAGTCACACGGATTCCCTCTCAAAAACTGTAAAGctttttcctttgctctccatgCTTGCATGTAGCTTAGGTTCAGTCCATGTTCGGATAACATGTCAGTTTGTATGTCCTTTGGTGTGTAAACAGTCTTAGGATCACAATACTTTGGAACGACCATGCTACCAAGTACTGTTGCAGTACGTTTGCGCTGTATGAATGTTTCGTCCATTAGGCAGCATGTGTGTTGACGGCTGAAACTTCTTATCTTGAACATTGCCGAATCATTAATTGACGTTGCCTTGAAATGCCATTTACAGCTTTCAGCAACACATATAAGCCAGTAGCTACAAAAGAAATACAATATTTACACAAATTTATGAaaaaactacaattaactacaaactgactacaatttaactacaatttataAAACCCACCTATCTTCAATCATACACTGATTTTGCTGATATATTATCCACAAATAACTACATACCTTCTATGACTAGATCTTTTTACTCTGAACTGGAACTTGTGCATCACTGAATAATTCTTCATTGCAGCAGCTACTGTTTGCTTGTCCTGATAAACTTGTCCTTTTTCAATATATGTTTGCGTAGAttcagttattatttcactttgataTTCCTCTATAGTTGGTGAGGATGGAAATTCAAGTAAGTTTAGGGATCCAGACGAACCTGCAAACAATAAATTCATAAATGTAGTTTCTATGTAGATAATTTTGAAAGCAACATTGCTTTATCCTTTTCAGTACTATGTGAGctttgtagtttaattgtaggtAATTGTAGTAATATTGTAGATAACATAGTAACACCATAACTCTCTGCAATGTCGAATCAAACATACCTGCACTGGTGCTTTCATTGTTGATTGccaattccatattgaaatctcTTACGCTTATACATAAAGGATACGAACCTAAGTTTTTATTCTCCTTTTTGGTTTCCATGTAAGCACGAACCCCCATATCATTCCTAATCTCCATTGGAGGACAATTCTCGTtcacaatgtatttgatttctataattttatcCGATGTATCAATCGATAATTGTTCTGCAATTTTAGAACTGAGAATTCCGTAGTTTGCATTATTATCTACCACAATGGCATCAACTTCAAAATCTCTAAATCTGCCATAGTTATCCCAATTACCATTCGATTTCAGCATTATTGGGATTTTTGACATGATTTCGTGTAGTTGATAGGAAAAAAGACGAACAACAGATATAGTTTCTACAATTTGAATACTGATATCGACGAAGAGCAATTTTGTACAATTTGAGACGAAGAACATATATAGTCTCTCTTCAGTAATTGTACAATTTGATTGCGTTTTTTATGAGATCTCTTTCTGTTGAGGAAGGAGAGAATTACGCAACTGGTGCCTTCATCAGGAAGAGAGATCTCCTTCAATTTCAAAATTGGAATAAAATCCTTGACAGAATCACATCAGATTTGGTGCCTTCATTTTAGGGCTTTTTTAATGGCAAAATCTACCTATTTTTGGATTGGTATATAATTTGTAGTAAAAGTGTGGACGACATGGGTAAATAACAAATTATGAACTTTTTTGGTAATAATgtttgatatatggtatagataggtaaaaattccaattttTATTAAGGAGTTAAAAAAAGGTTAGAAAAGGTTATAGCTAGTAGGAATTGAACAAAAGATAAAAGGTCATTATTATCCCTGTATTATTGTAAATAGCACACGTTTGTTCTCCATTTCACTTTACGTCCAAAACCCACCCTACCGTTAACAAACTTGATGGAATTGCCCCTAACCATAACAAATGGCCAATGTAGCAGCTGACCCATTCCATTTTTTCCATGTCAGCTGCCAAGTCACTTATTTActcaattaaaaaaaacatatcccctggcacacctccttttttcgaaGAAATAGGGagattttccaattaaagtgacattagtCGAAATGGggttatttaattaattagagtg harbors:
- the LOC142166045 gene encoding uncharacterized protein LOC142166045; protein product: MFKIRSFSRQHTCCLMDETFIQRKRTATVLGSMVVPKYCDPKTVYTPKDIQTDMLSEHGLNLSYMQAWRAKEKALQFLRGNPCDSYNKLPKFFYILEKNYPGSVVKLKKAADDCFLYAFVALCTSINGWQHCRPIVVVDETFLKSAYRGIMLTASTMDAAGTIFPLAYAVVDSENDASWKWFFEQFKEAYGERPSMCVVSDRHESILKATSVVYPGLAHYSSMWHIWTNIRSKFKKGHLQLHELYFATARSYTMDEFNERMLKIEEVDLRVKSYLYDIGYHRWSRVHATVNRTFTMTSNIAESLNAVTKDARELPIFDLFEYKRTLLERWTKEKLSKAKGTFTYLGHKYNKELEDNSTLSQKLRVRASTDHIHTVLDGVKRYIVCLENKKCSCGQFQLDELPCAHALAALRHRNETYENYCSPYYTRKSLLLTYEMPVNPLPDEGKWEVPQHILDEVVKPPARDKRQPRRPHKERYKTFDEIKSKKYKVSCGNCGGEGHNKRTCKNAPKKK